In the genome of Microbacterium endophyticum, one region contains:
- a CDS encoding FHA domain-containing protein, translated as MTDNLRPEPGPASQNSDTTETFGHEADLSFVPFGADLSTTEMEAIEALPSNAALLIVRSGPTAGARYLLDTDVTTVGRHPDADIFFDDVTVSRRHAEITRAGSVFEIVDQRSLNGTYVDGERVDRVALANGDEVRIGKFRLTLFVSPADLPRTTEG; from the coding sequence GTGACAGATAACCTTCGGCCTGAGCCCGGGCCCGCATCGCAGAACAGCGACACGACAGAGACATTCGGTCACGAAGCCGATCTCTCGTTCGTTCCGTTCGGCGCCGATTTGAGCACCACCGAGATGGAAGCTATCGAGGCGCTGCCCAGTAACGCAGCGCTTTTGATCGTTCGCTCCGGTCCTACAGCGGGCGCGCGGTACCTGCTCGACACCGACGTGACCACGGTCGGACGACACCCTGACGCCGATATCTTCTTCGACGATGTAACTGTGTCTCGCAGACACGCGGAAATCACGCGTGCCGGATCGGTTTTTGAGATTGTCGATCAGCGTTCACTCAACGGCACTTACGTCGATGGTGAACGAGTGGACCGCGTCGCGCTCGCAAACGGCGATGAAGTACGAATCGGCAAATTCCGACTTACGCTTTTCGTTTCTCCGGCTGATCTTCCCCGCACAACGGAAGGCTGA